A window of Leptolyngbya sp. FACHB-261 genomic DNA:
GTCGCAACGGTATCTTAGAGTACGTTGAAGAAGACGAAACCATTGAAGCCGTTGGTGGTCTAGACGAATTGAAGCGGTGGCTCAAGCAGCGTTCTAACGCCTTCACTGAGCGAGCTCGTGAATATGGTCTGCCCCAACCTAAGGGCATGCTAATCCTGGGAGTTCCTGGCTGCGGCAAATCGTTAATTGCCAAAACAACTTCCCGGTTGTGGGGTCTTCCCCTGATCAAGTTAGATATGGGTCGCGTTTACGACGGCTCTATGGTTGGACGCTCAGAGTCCAACTTGCGGAACGCTCTGCGCACTGCTGAATCTATCTCACCCGCTATCCTGTTTATTGATGAGTTAGACAAAGCATTTGCAGGCGGCACAGGTAGCGCTGATTCTGACGGTGGTACCTCTAGTCGAATTTTTGGTACCTTCCTGACTTGGATGCAGGAGAAAAAGTCACCTGTATTCGTCATGGCAACCGCTAACCGGGTTGAGCGACTCCCTGGGGAGTTCTTACGCAAGGGCCGCTTTGATGAATTGTTCTTTGTAGACCTACCAACTTTGGAAGAACGCAAAGAAATCTTCAAGATTCATCTTTCTAAGCGCCGCAAAGACATCAGCCGCTTCGATTTGGATGATTTATCCAAGGCTTGCAATGAATATTCTGGTGCGGAAATTGAGCAAGCTATCGTTGCAGCGATGTACCAAGCCTTCTCACAGGAAGGTAGAGAGTTTACGCACCTAGATATTATCGCTGCCATTAAGTCGACTACGCCTCTGTCTAAGACGATGACAGAACAAGT
This region includes:
- a CDS encoding AAA family ATPase yields the protein MQEELSILVQAQYPLIYLQTPEEERAEQAIATIAQVKPQRRVFIWTVTHGIVEYGQPRTLTQHNTVSPQAAVEWVVRQRESGIFIFKDIHPFIENPEVTRWLRDAIASFKGTQKTIVLMSPVQNVPIELEKEVVVLDFPLPIMGELDEVLNQQLSQTRNRRISTETREKLLKAALGLTLDEAQKVYRKAHVTAGKLTEDEVNIVLSEKKQLIRRNGILEYVEEDETIEAVGGLDELKRWLKQRSNAFTERAREYGLPQPKGMLILGVPGCGKSLIAKTTSRLWGLPLIKLDMGRVYDGSMVGRSESNLRNALRTAESISPAILFIDELDKAFAGGTGSADSDGGTSSRIFGTFLTWMQEKKSPVFVMATANRVERLPGEFLRKGRFDELFFVDLPTLEERKEIFKIHLSKRRKDISRFDLDDLSKACNEYSGAEIEQAIVAAMYQAFSQEGREFTHLDIIAAIKSTTPLSKTMTEQVTALRDWARQRARPAATSVAEYQRMEF